From a single Ignavibacteria bacterium genomic region:
- a CDS encoding 2-isopropylmalate synthase, which yields MDNKIVIFDTTLRDGEQSPGASLNVFEKLEIARQLVRLNVDVIEAGFPVSSPAQFEAVKRISDESTAIIAALARAKEADIKSAYEALKSAKHPRIHTFSSTSDIHILGKFGDDKYGRTLKEKRDTVVKMSYDAVAYAKSFVQDVEFSAEDAGRTDIGYLSEVVEAAIEAGATTVNIPDTTGYTLPEEFGAIISELRKRVKNIDRAIISVHCHNDLGLAVANTLSALKNGARQVECTINGIGERAGNASLEEVVMALKVRQDICGFHTDINSPEIFNTSRMVSGFSGMVIQPNKAIVGENAFAHESGIHQDGMLKNKQTYEIITPELVGVNKSRIVLGRHSGRHGLESRLKELGYNKKGEELQAVYEKFLALADKKKEIFDEDLRLLMGDDVRRDEEHFEIVSLQVQSGTTAIPTATVAIKSGEEILQGSAIGDGPVDACFNAIEMVLNVKPVVEAYHVRSVTSGRQAMGEAIVRTRHDEKSFTGRGISTDIIEASARAFLMAVNAQYLYLKNENAQDEEELSVA from the coding sequence GTGGATAATAAAATAGTAATCTTCGATACAACACTGCGCGATGGCGAACAGTCACCAGGGGCTTCTTTGAACGTCTTTGAAAAGCTCGAAATTGCGCGCCAGCTTGTAAGGCTTAATGTGGATGTGATAGAGGCGGGTTTTCCCGTCTCCTCACCCGCACAGTTTGAAGCTGTAAAAAGAATTTCAGATGAATCTACGGCCATAATTGCGGCTCTGGCAAGGGCAAAGGAAGCAGATATCAAGTCTGCCTATGAAGCCCTGAAGAGCGCAAAGCATCCGAGGATTCATACGTTCTCCAGCACTTCGGACATCCATATACTGGGCAAGTTCGGCGACGACAAGTATGGCAGGACACTCAAGGAAAAACGCGACACGGTAGTTAAGATGTCTTATGACGCGGTGGCATATGCAAAGTCTTTCGTTCAGGACGTCGAATTTTCAGCCGAAGATGCAGGAAGAACAGACATCGGTTACCTCAGTGAAGTTGTTGAGGCCGCAATTGAAGCCGGTGCAACAACTGTTAATATACCCGACACGACAGGATACACACTCCCTGAAGAATTCGGGGCAATAATAAGCGAGTTAAGAAAAAGAGTTAAAAATATAGACAGGGCCATTATCAGCGTGCACTGCCACAACGACCTGGGCCTTGCTGTAGCAAACACTTTAAGCGCCTTAAAGAACGGAGCGCGGCAGGTGGAATGCACAATTAACGGAATTGGCGAAAGAGCCGGCAACGCATCTTTGGAAGAAGTTGTAATGGCTCTTAAGGTAAGACAGGATATCTGCGGATTTCATACCGATATAAACTCACCCGAGATATTCAACACCAGCCGTATGGTATCGGGCTTTAGCGGAATGGTAATTCAGCCGAATAAAGCAATTGTTGGCGAGAATGCATTCGCGCATGAGTCCGGAATCCATCAGGATGGAATGCTCAAAAACAAGCAGACCTATGAGATAATAACTCCTGAACTGGTTGGTGTAAATAAATCGAGGATTGTCCTGGGACGCCATTCAGGTCGCCACGGGCTTGAAAGCCGCCTGAAGGAACTGGGATATAATAAAAAAGGTGAAGAACTTCAGGCCGTATATGAAAAATTCCTGGCTCTTGCAGACAAGAAAAAAGAGATATTTGATGAGGACCTGAGACTTTTGATGGGCGACGATGTGCGCAGGGATGAAGAGCATTTTGAGATTGTCTCGCTTCAGGTTCAGTCGGGCACAACGGCAATACCGACCGCCACTGTTGCAATAAAGTCGGGTGAAGAAATTCTTCAGGGCTCGGCCATAGGCGACGGGCCTGTAGACGCATGCTTTAATGCCATTGAAATGGTGCTTAATGTAAAGCCCGTTGTTGAGGCTTATCATGTGCGCTCTGTAACTTCAGGCCGCCAGGCGATGGGTGAGGCCATAGTAAGAACAAGACATGATGAAAAATCCTTTACAGGTAGGGGCATTTCAACAGACATTATTGAGGCAAGTGCCAGGGCATTTTTAATGGCAGTAAACGCCCAGTACCTTTACCTGAAAAATGAAAACGCTCAGGATGAAGAAGAGCTCTCTGTAGCTTAA
- the ilvC gene encoding ketol-acid reductoisomerase — translation MKMKVYYEQDANLDVLKGKKIAVLGFGSQGHAHSLNLMESGLDVTVGLRETSASWPKAEKAGLKVKTVKEAVKDADVVMVLLPDQTQKKVYDEEIGPYIKSGATLAFGHGFNIHYKQIVPPADINVMMIAPKGPGHLVRRTYLEGNGVPNLIAVYQDPSGKTKEMALAWAKGIGGTRAGVIETNFKDETETDLFGEQAVLCGGSAELIKAGFETLTEAGYPPELAYFECMHEMKLIVDLYYEGGLTRMNYSVSETAEYGGMTRGKRVINPEAKSEMKKILAEIQDGRFAKEWLDECNNGLPNMKKMREENQEHSIEKTGSKLRSMMSWLFKKNAKEEVGV, via the coding sequence ATTAAAATGAAAGTTTATTATGAACAGGATGCGAACCTGGATGTATTAAAAGGTAAAAAAATTGCCGTCCTCGGCTTCGGCAGCCAGGGACATGCCCACTCACTTAATTTAATGGAAAGCGGTCTCGATGTAACAGTTGGCTTGAGAGAAACCAGTGCTTCATGGCCCAAGGCTGAAAAAGCAGGACTTAAAGTTAAAACCGTAAAAGAAGCAGTTAAGGATGCAGACGTTGTAATGGTTCTTCTTCCCGACCAGACACAGAAAAAAGTTTACGACGAGGAAATAGGTCCTTATATTAAATCAGGTGCCACACTGGCCTTTGGCCACGGATTCAACATACACTACAAGCAGATCGTGCCTCCGGCTGACATAAATGTTATGATGATTGCTCCTAAAGGCCCGGGTCACCTGGTAAGAAGAACATATCTTGAGGGTAACGGCGTGCCTAACCTCATAGCTGTTTACCAGGATCCTTCAGGCAAGACAAAAGAAATGGCTCTTGCATGGGCAAAGGGCATTGGCGGAACAAGAGCAGGTGTCATTGAAACAAACTTCAAGGATGAGACTGAAACCGATCTCTTCGGCGAACAGGCTGTACTCTGCGGCGGCTCTGCAGAACTTATTAAGGCCGGCTTTGAGACACTTACTGAAGCCGGATATCCGCCTGAACTGGCATACTTTGAATGCATGCACGAGATGAAACTTATTGTCGACCTCTATTATGAAGGAGGCCTTACAAGAATGAACTACTCCGTAAGCGAAACAGCTGAATACGGCGGCATGACACGCGGAAAAAGAGTTATAAACCCCGAAGCAAAAAGCGAAATGAAAAAGATCCTTGCTGAAATACAGGACGGACGCTTTGCAAAGGAATGGCTTGATGAATGCAATAACGGGCTTCCTAACATGAAGAAGATGAGAGAGGAAAACCAGGAGCACTCAATTGAAAAGACAGGATCTAAGCTCCGCTCAATGATGAGCTGGCTCTTCAAGAAAAACGCCAAGGAAGAGGTGGGCGTATGA
- the leuB gene encoding 3-isopropylmalate dehydrogenase, which produces MSFKVMLLPGDGIGPDIVSSAVRVMKLVSGKMNFPLQFTEGLMGGCSYEKYGTPLSEDVLSECKASDAVLLGAVGGPKWETLPHHLKPEAALLRIRKELGLFANIRPAKVYDCLVDSSSLKAETVKGTDFIVVRELTGGIYFGEPRGFDDCRGWNTMEYTRAEVERIARIAFEMARTRSKKVMSVDKANVLEVSQFWRTVVHEVHKEYQDITLSDMYVDNAAMQVVRNPKQFDVIVTSNLFGDILSDISGMITGSLGMLPSASMGTKYALYEPIHGSAPDIAGQNKANPLATISSAAMLLEYSLKNPKAAAVINGAVEGVLAEGYRTADIYSEGTKLLSTTEMTEAVLEQAEKILSEK; this is translated from the coding sequence ATGAGTTTCAAGGTAATGCTGCTCCCGGGCGACGGTATCGGTCCCGATATCGTAAGCTCTGCTGTCAGGGTAATGAAACTGGTTTCGGGGAAGATGAACTTCCCCCTCCAGTTTACAGAAGGGCTCATGGGCGGATGCTCATACGAAAAATACGGCACTCCGCTTTCAGAAGATGTCCTAAGCGAGTGCAAGGCTTCAGACGCGGTATTGCTCGGAGCCGTAGGAGGGCCCAAATGGGAAACATTACCCCACCACCTGAAACCCGAGGCAGCGTTATTAAGGATCAGAAAAGAACTGGGGCTTTTTGCAAACATCAGGCCCGCAAAAGTCTACGACTGCCTGGTCGATTCCTCTTCACTTAAAGCGGAAACGGTTAAGGGAACGGATTTCATTGTTGTTAGAGAGCTTACAGGCGGAATATACTTTGGTGAACCCCGCGGCTTTGACGATTGCAGGGGATGGAACACCATGGAATATACACGCGCCGAAGTTGAGCGCATCGCAAGAATAGCATTTGAAATGGCGCGCACGAGAAGTAAAAAAGTTATGTCTGTCGATAAGGCCAACGTGCTTGAAGTCTCACAGTTCTGGAGAACAGTGGTGCATGAGGTGCATAAGGAATATCAGGATATCACTCTTTCCGATATGTACGTGGATAATGCTGCAATGCAGGTTGTACGTAACCCGAAACAGTTCGACGTTATTGTTACAAGCAATCTTTTCGGCGACATCTTAAGCGACATTTCAGGCATGATAACCGGAAGTCTTGGAATGCTTCCTTCTGCAAGCATGGGTACCAAATACGCCTTGTATGAACCGATACACGGCAGTGCCCCTGACATTGCAGGGCAGAACAAGGCAAACCCTCTTGCTACAATTTCCTCGGCTGCAATGCTCCTTGAGTATTCGCTTAAGAATCCCAAAGCTGCTGCCGTTATAAACGGGGCGGTTGAAGGCGTCCTGGCCGAAGGATACAGGACAGCCGATATATATTCCGAAGGCACAAAGCTCTTGTCTACAACGGAAATGACAGAGGCGGTTTTGGAGCAGGCGGAAAAAATACTTTCAGAAAAGTAA